GCGTCTTCGCCGCTCGCCGCCACCAGCTTCATCGTGCGCAGGTAGGAACTCTCCATGCCGTACGTCTCGATGAAGATGTCCGCGATGTCGCCCAGCACCTGCTGTTCCTGCTCCACCTTGGCACCGAACTTCTGCGCCGCCACGCCCAGCGCGAGCAGCGAGAGCTTCTTGGCGTTGTCGATGAGGCCCTTCTCCACCGACAGGAGCGTTGCCTCTTCATCGTCACCCAGCGACGGCATCCCTTCCAGCAGCTCTTCGGAGAGCTTCTTCGCCGCCGCCAGGAGCGGCAGCTCGCCCTTCACCGAGCGCTTCAGCAGGTTGCCGGTGAGCAGCATGCGGTTGATCTCGTTGGTGCCCTCGTAGATGCGCGCCACGCGCGAGTCGCGGTAGTGGCGCTCGGCCGGGTAATCCGCAATGAACCCGTAACCGCCGAAGATCTGCACCGTCTCGTCCACCACGTAGTCCAGCATCTCGCTGCCTTTGATCTTCATGATGGAGCACTCGGCCACGTACTCCTCGATGCCCGCCATGCTCTTCTGCGCATAGTCGGGGTCGTCCTTGGGCACGTTGGCGAGAATGCCGTCCATGAGGCCGGCGGTGCGGTACGACATGCTCTCCACCGCGTACATGCGGCTGGCCATGTTGGCAATCTTGGCCTGGATCATGCCGAAACTCGATATGGGCTTGCCGAACTGGTGGCGCTCGTTGGCGTACTTGATGGCGTCGTCAAAGGCGATCTTCGCCGCACCCACGCAACCCACACCCAGCTTGAAGCGCCCCACGTTCAAGATGTTGAACGCAATCTTGTGGCCTTTGCCGATCTCGCCCAGCAGGTTCTCCACCGGCACCTTGACGTTCTCCATGAACACCTGCACGGTGCTGGAGCCCTTGATACCCATCTTCTTCTCTTCCAGGCCGGTCTTGAGCCCCTCGTAGCCGCGCTCCAGGATGAACGCGGAGAACTTGTCGCCGTCCACCTTGGCGAACACGATGAACACGTCGGCAAAACCGCCGTTGGTAATGAACACCTTGTCGCCGTTCAAGACGTAGTGCTTGCCGTCCTTGGAGAGGTCGGCGCGCGTGCGCGCGGCCAGCGCATCCGAGCCGCTGCCCGGCTCGGTGAGCGCGTAGCAGCTCATGAGGTCGGCGGTGGCGATGGGTGCCAGGTACTTCTGCTTCTGCGCGTCGGTGCCGAACAGAATGAGCGGCAGGGTGCCGATGCCGGCGTGTCCGCCGTAGGTGGTGGCAAAGGCGCCGCCGCGCGAAATAGCCTCGATGACGGCCATGCTGGTGGCCTTGTCCAGCCCCAGGCCGCCGTAGGCCTCGGGGATATCGATCATGAGCAGACCGAGTTCGCCCGCCTTTTTCAAGAGCGCCACCATGGCACCCTCTTCCTTGGCCTCGGTCTTCTCGATGTTAGGGAGCACCTCGTTGTTGACGAAGTCGTCCGCGGTCTTCACGAACATCTTCTGTTCGTCGCTGAAGTCCTCGGGGGTGAAAATGTCCGCCGGGTTGGTCCCCTCGACGAGAAAGCTCCCACCCTTGCGAATGCTTGTGCTGTCTGTCTTCATGATCGATATCCCCTTTGCCAATTCCGCTATATCCTGCCCGTCAGGTATAGGACGCAGTTGGCGGCCAGTTGGTACAGCTTCTGATCGTCCGCTAACGGGTAGTCGTTGATACCGATGATCCGTTTGTTGGGATTGATGGCCACACCCTCGATGCCGCCGCTGAACATGCACAGCGATGTCGCCCCTGCCTGCAGCGTCGGGTATGAGAGAGTGGTCAGCGTGGACCGCACATAGTTGGGAACGTCGACGCCCACAAAAATCGGGTGAAGCGGGAACGTCAGCGAGCTCTGGTCGATGGCGCGCGCGGTCGCGTCGAGGGAACTGGCGGTGGTCACGTACGGCATGTACGCGGGATCAATCATCCTGCCGCCGGTGAAGCCCCAGCTGGTGGTCATGCAGGTCTGCAGGAGCACCAGCTTACCCCCCTGGTCGACATAGTCGGCCAGGCGGTCGCCAAACGCATCCCGGTCGACGGGCGCGTTGTTGTGATAGACAATCGATGCGCTGAAGCTCTTCAGCACCGACATCGGCGGAATCGAGTCGATGACATTGATGTAATTGATCGACGAACCGGGCGGCAGCGCCGATGCAATGCGAACCGACTTGGCCACGATTCCGGCATCGGCCCCCAGCACCAGCACCTTGACTGGCTGCGGGACGCCGGCCGGTCCGGCCGGGCCCACGGCGCCATCGTCTCCACTGCACGAGGCCATCACGGCCACCATCATCATCAGAAGCAATATTGAGATCCGCTTCATTCGTTCTCCTTCGGGGTCAAGGGTCTACGCTTTCTGGAATACACCTGCGGCGCCCATGCCGCCGCCGATGCACATCGTCACGATGCCGTATTCCACACCACGGCGACCCATTTCGTAAAGAAGAGATGTGGTGAGTTTGGCGCCGGTGCATCCCAGCGGGTGTCCCAGGGCGATGGCGCCCCCGTTGACGTTGAGCTTCCCGTCGGGGATGCCCAGGTTCCGCGCCACGTAGACCCCCTGCGAAGCGAATGCCTCGTTCAGTTCGATGAGCCCGATGTCGTCCAGCGCGAGGTCGGCCAGCGCCAGCGCCTTCGGCACGGCAAGCGTGGGGCCGATGCCCATCAACTCGGGCTCGACCCCGGCGGTGGCATACGCCACCAGCTTCCCCAGCGCCGATGCGTTGAGATCCGCCATGACCTCCTCGGACACCACCACCACCGCGCTCGCGCCGTCGCTCATCTGCGAGGAGTTGCCCGCGGTCACGCTGCCGCCCATGCGAAACGCCGGCTTCAACGAGGCCAGCGCCTCCGCCGACGTGTCGGCGCGCACGCCTTCGTCGGCGTCGAACACGATTTCGCGGCTCTCCAGCTTGTTCTTTGCGTTGATGCTCTTCTGCACCACGGTAACCGGAACGATCTCGTCCTTGAAGTGGCCTTCCTTGATGGCCGCCGCCGCGCGCTGGTGCGAACGCAGTGCAAACGCATCCTGATCGGCGCGCGAAACCTCGTACTTCTCCGCGACGTTCTCGGCCGTGTTGCCCATGCTGACGTACGCACCCGGCATGTCACCGATGAGCGCGGGATCCGGCGAGGGCTTGTTGCCGCCCATGGGGATCATGCTCATGCTCT
Above is a window of Candidatus Krumholzibacteriia bacterium DNA encoding:
- a CDS encoding acetyl-CoA C-acyltransferase, with translation MRDAYIISAVRTPVGKAFKGALRNTRPDELAALVIKEAVARVKGLDPARVEDVVLGCAMPEGEQGLNVARLALLRAGLPITTTGVTVNRFCASGLEAIAQATARIRLGEAEIIVAGGVESMSMIPMGGNKPSPDPALIGDMPGAYVSMGNTAENVAEKYEVSRADQDAFALRSHQRAAAAIKEGHFKDEIVPVTVVQKSINAKNKLESREIVFDADEGVRADTSAEALASLKPAFRMGGSVTAGNSSQMSDGASAVVVVSEEVMADLNASALGKLVAYATAGVEPELMGIGPTLAVPKALALADLALDDIGLIELNEAFASQGVYVARNLGIPDGKLNVNGGAIALGHPLGCTGAKLTTSLLYEMGRRGVEYGIVTMCIGGGMGAAGVFQKA
- a CDS encoding acyl-CoA dehydrogenase family protein, with the translated sequence MKTDSTSIRKGGSFLVEGTNPADIFTPEDFSDEQKMFVKTADDFVNNEVLPNIEKTEAKEEGAMVALLKKAGELGLLMIDIPEAYGGLGLDKATSMAVIEAISRGGAFATTYGGHAGIGTLPLILFGTDAQKQKYLAPIATADLMSCYALTEPGSGSDALAARTRADLSKDGKHYVLNGDKVFITNGGFADVFIVFAKVDGDKFSAFILERGYEGLKTGLEEKKMGIKGSSTVQVFMENVKVPVENLLGEIGKGHKIAFNILNVGRFKLGVGCVGAAKIAFDDAIKYANERHQFGKPISSFGMIQAKIANMASRMYAVESMSYRTAGLMDGILANVPKDDPDYAQKSMAGIEEYVAECSIMKIKGSEMLDYVVDETVQIFGGYGFIADYPAERHYRDSRVARIYEGTNEINRMLLTGNLLKRSVKGELPLLAAAKKLSEELLEGMPSLGDDEEATLLSVEKGLIDNAKKLSLLALGVAAQKFGAKVEQEQQVLGDIADIFIETYGMESSYLRTMKLVAASGEDACKPHIAMTRLYVNEAMGRLDLWARELLAACAEGDELRTMLAASRRLTKYTPIDSIHLREEIAKGFTEKGKWEL